The genomic DNA CCGACGCCGCCGTTGGTGACGATGATGCTTTGCTCAAGGCTGTCAACGAGGAGAAGGGTGTTGCCGGAGGCATTGTCACACGATGCATGGACATGCTTCGCGAGAATCCAGAGTGGCAAGATGTGCTCAAGGTTTGGGCCCAGGAAAACCACATAGGTCTTGCCTGGAAACGCTACGATCGACTGGAATGGTTACATGGTGCTGTAGAGCAGAGGATGTATGGCACGATTGCTATGCAGCGCACCCACGATCTAGAGCTTCGGCCGAAGGACCACTATCCGAGTCATTTGAAGCGGTCTGATGGCTCTGATCTTGCAGAGCCGGCTCCAGTCGAAGGCTTCTTGATCCGCCTGACATCACAAAGAGGCACAGAGCAGCGTCTCGGCAAGATGCTATACAAGCGACTGTATTTCACCACTCAGAACCAATACCTGCTTTTTACCCGTCCCGCCAAGGCAACGCCCCCGCCTCCTCCCAAGATGACTGCACAAAACAATGCTGCCACCATACCATCTGCTAAAGACTTAGCAGCACAAGTGCCACTTGCTTATGATGTCGAACCTTACGAGTTGCAAGGCAACAACATCGCTTGGCTGGACAGTCAAGGCGTTGTTCCTGCAGCGGAGGTGCGAAATCGAGACGAggaggctgcagcagaatCCGAGCGCAACATCAATATGTTGCTGGCATCCGACGGCTTCATCAACTTGTGCAACGTGCACCATGTACGGAACTTTGTCAACGGCGCCTCGCCTGCTGATGAGAACCTCGAAAATGGCGAAGAGATCGACTTCCACGTGCAAGTCCCTGACACCAGACAGGACGATGGCGCGACAACCGAACTGGACGAGGATCGAGTTTTCGAGCTCGTGATGAAGAATGGACTGGTCGTTCGTCTACAGGCTTACAACAAAGCCACTCGAGACGAATGGGCGAAGCGCATGCGGCAATTGGTGACATACTGGACAGTACGAAAGAAGGCAGACATGGACCTGTACAAATCCACTCGCGAGCAGAATCTGCGACAGCTGGGTATCGATGAGCGTGCTGAAGCTGTCGTGGGTCAATTCGCATACAAGTGGGAGGTGGGCAAGTCGTTTGCCTCACCGACCTTGTACAACATGTGCGGAATCTCTGCATGTCGTGCCATTCATCTCGACGGAGTATTGTTCCGGAAGCCCCGCAAGCATACTACTTTCGAGCGCAATCGCGTTATACTCTCGCATGGTCATTTGTTAATATTTCAGGATACCCTGCGCAAGCGCACCGGTAAAAAGCTACAGCACATCCACCACGAACGAATTGCCTCCATCGACCTGACAGGTTGCTACCTCTATTCTGGCTTACTTACCGAGAACGATCTCCTATACCAGAATCAGACCTTCGACTCTAATACGCCAGGGCATCACGCCCTTCCACGCGTTTTCTTGGAAGATGGCTGGACAAGTACGGACGAGGATGCCATGACTACGTTCGTGATCTGGCATGCTAATAGCAATTCTTGGTTCAAAAGCTCGTCCACCGTCGACGATCATAAGACTCAACAACAGCAAGCCGATGCAGATCGTAAAGTTCGAACCAAATTAACCAGAGTTAGCAAACTTGGAGCCACGGGACGAAGTGTTGTGTTCAAAGCACGCAGTCGCGCGGAACGAGACCACTGGGTTTTGGCTATACAGGTGGAGATTGAGAGGCTTGCGAGCCAGGTGGACGAGGTGCGACTAGTCAGTGCTGGGAAGAaggatgatggcgaagctgaagttgAGGAAGGTTGAAGGAGGGAGAGAGAGTCTTCAACACATTCGTGAACATTTATCGTTTGAGCGTGGGCGTTTTGTTCTTGCGGCATATTCAGCACAATACCCTTGGGCGTAGCATGGCAGGAAGACAGAACACGATGCATAATACTGTACAGTAATCTCTATTTGTTAGAACAGTATGCTAGCAGGCCAGTCGTCTGCCGTACATAATCAGTTTTCACTGGAGGTCGAGACTCAAGAGTGTGGCAATCACTACAGACCGTCAAGGAAGTGAAAGACGAAATCTCGCAGGTTTTGAGCTGAATAGATTTTAGGATCATCGAGATCTCGTCATAAGAACAATGCTGTACATCATCATGAGCCATGCAAAATTGAAGAATCATGCTCGCGGTACTGTCAACGCTTCTGATCGCTCTAAACACCAATGTCCAAAACATTTCCCAGTCCCTCGTTGTAAAAGTTACCCGCGATAGGTCCGATCAATCCATTGTTGCGAACATAATCAACCAGTGGGAAGCGGGCTCTCAGACCCGGCAGGTTCTGGAGCTGAGCTGGTGGGACATAGTTCGGTGGTTGGCGGTAGATAAGGAAAGTATAGTGGTGAGGTGCGACGGAGAGTGGAGTTGGGAACATGTAGGGTGCTACGATCTTGCGGCGCTGAGTTGGAATGAAGTCGGGTTGGACGTCGGAGACGATGAGATGGAGAAAGGGAGCCAGGATTGGGGTTTCGGAGTTGGGTGCGTCTGGGTCGGCCATGATGAGGGTGTATTTTGTTGTGGCGGGGTCTGGTACAGTTAGTGGATGATTGGTAGGTGGTTGGTTGGCAAGACATACCGAAATTGGGTTCTCttgtgaagctgaagttTGGGCTGGGGATAGTTTCTGCGGAAGTGTGTCAGTTCTCTGATATTGGCTATCGTTCGTTTCACATCATTTGGTTGTACTCACCAACAGTGGAGAAGTTGTTGCCGAAGTTGACGGCCTTGTTGCCATAAGACACCGCCAAAGCAGAGACAGGGTTGAACTCTGGAATCAATTGCGCCTCTGCTGGGTCGAATTGAGCTGGAGTTGGAGGAATAATTCCTTCTCGTAGAAAGGCTGCTCTGGCAGCGGACAGTTCAGCCGAAGTAGCGATTCGGCATGTTTGACGTTCTTCGAGAGCAGCTGGCTCGGGGAGAGCGACAGCGCTGACGGTAGCCACGAGAGCGAGCAGAGAGACCAACATATtgatgatggcgacgaagaatAGGACTTGCAGTGAGATAAATTGTTGATCCGAACACCTCGAAGAACAGCACAACAGACATGCACTCCACTTACCTAAATAC from Cercospora beticola chromosome 3, complete sequence includes the following:
- a CDS encoding uncharacterized protein (MEROPS:MER0018285) translates to MLVSLLALVATVSAVALPEPAALEERQTCRIATSAELSAARAAFLREGIIPPTPAQFDPAEAQLIPEFNPVSALAVSYGNKAVNFGNNFSTVETIPSPNFSFTREPNFDPATTKYTLIMADPDAPNSETPILAPFLHLIVSDVQPDFIPTQRRKIVAPYMFPTPLSVAPHHYTFLIYRQPPNYVPPAQLQNLPGLRARFPLVDYVRNNGLIGPIAGNFYNEGLGNVLDIGV